In Heptranchias perlo isolate sHepPer1 chromosome 21, sHepPer1.hap1, whole genome shotgun sequence, the following proteins share a genomic window:
- the LOC137340054 gene encoding deleted in malignant brain tumors 1 protein-like, protein MNNAEVVCRQIGCGEAVATLPVALFGPGTGEIVLDDIQCQGNEQYLWNCRNNGWLSHNCQHSEDVAVNCSGYSLNTPTAAIDTESSTGYGSCRYNCGGYSSGCSCDYNCPYYGTCCPDFCDHCPYINNGYCAVSTEASTASPAITEGGSCGGYLQGVNGSVISPNYPYSYPNNAQCTWYIRVDRNHRIKLTFTDFELEVSSDCPFDYVAIYDGPSTNSALLSKICQGSNERFTSSSNSMTVYFRSDSSVSRRGFTADYYSLPVNDELLTCSTDYMEVKISRSYLNTLGFNEHNLYLNDRNCRPIMTTNDVLFNIPLNRCGTERQGNNGSITYSNTIRSSPSDSIITRSTNLQINIGCEMQQDRMVKIMYVTKDDTTDNITESGTFNVSMAFYDSASFTRPVLESPYYVDLRQNLFLQVNLHSSDTDLVIFVDTCTASPYSYDWTSKKYDLITNGCKRDMTYATYPSPANGIARFKFSAFKFLNLHPSVYLQCKLVVCKAYDYSSRCYRGCMSRQKRATSSSKGNTEVLIGPIELKKDLKYYEDTGLEKQVDEADETTIQSSLPFVLSLLVLVAVVLVLVATVLKLYRNQQRKYAYERL, encoded by the exons ATGAACAATGCAGAAGTGGTGTGTCGACAAATAGGATGTGGTGAAGCTGTTGCTACACTTCCGGTGGCTCTCTTTGGTCCTGGTACTGGTGAAATTGTCTTGGATGATATTCAATGTCAAGGAAATGAACAGTATTTGTGGAACTGTAGAAACAATGGCTGGCTTTCACACAACTGTCAGCACTCTGAGGATGTTGCGGTAAATTGCTCAG GTTATTCGTTAAACACACCAACAG CTGCAATTGATACAGAAAGTTCAAcag GATATGGCTCATGCAGATACAACTGTGGGGGATATTCATCAGGTTGTTCCTGTGATTACAACTGTCCTTATTATGGCACCTGTTGCCCTGACTTCTGTGACCACTGTCCTTACATAAATAACG GATACTGCGCTGTTTCGACTGAAG CCTCTACTGCTTCACCAGCGATAACAG AAGGTGGATCTTGTGGAGGGTATCTTCAAGGTGTCAATGGGTCTGTTATCAGTCCCAATTATCCATACTCCTATCCAAATAATGCACAGTGCACCTGGTACATAAGAGTGGACAGAAACCATAGAATAAAGCTGACATTTACAGACTTTGA GCTGGAAGTTTCATCAGATTGCCCATTTGATTATGTTGCAATATACGATGGGCCTTCAACAAATTCTGCTCTGCTTTCAAAAATCTGTCAAGGATCAAATGAGAGATTTACATCATCGTCCAACAGTATGACGGTTTATTTTAGATCTGATTCCAGTGTATCTAGACGTGGGTTTACAGCAGACTACTACTCTCTGCCAGTCAATGATG aGTTGTTAACCTGTTCAACAGATTATATGGAAGTAAAAATTAGTAGGTCCTATCTCAACACCCTGGGTTTCAATGAGCACAATCTTTATCTGAATGATCGAAACTGCAGGCCAATAATGACAACTAATGATGTTCTGTTCAATATACCACTTAATAGATGTGGTACAGAAAGGCAG GGAAACAATGGCAGTATCACTTATTCCAACACCATCCGatcttcaccttctgactcaatcATAACTCGTTCAACAAACCTACAGATCaatattggctgtgaaatgcaacAGGATAGAATGGTTAAAATAATGTATGTGACAAAAGATGACACAACAGACAATATAACAGAATCTGGCACGTTTAATGTCAGCATGGCATTCTATGACTCTGCATCATTCACCAGGCCAGTGCTAGAATCGCCTTACTATGTGGACCTGAGGCAGAACCTATTCCTGCAAGTTAACCTGCACAGTTCTGACACTGATCTTGTTATATTTGTGGACACCTGCACAGCATCTCCTTATAGCTATGACTGGACATCAAAGAAATACGATTTAATCACGAATGG GTGTAAAAGGGATATGACATACGCCACATATCCCTCACCAGCCAATGGTATTGCTCGATTTAAATTCAGTGCTTTTAAATTCCTGAACCTTCATCCTTCAGTCTACCTGCAATGTAAACTTGTGGTCTGTAAAGCTTATGATTACTCTTCTCGGTGTTACCGGGGGTGTATGTCTCGGCAAAAGAGGGCCACAAGTTCTTCAAAGGGAAACACTGAGGTTCTGATAGGACCCATTGAACTGAAAAAAGATCTAAAATATTATGAAGATACAG GACTGGAAAAACAAGTGGACGAAGCTGATGAGACAACTATCCAATCCAGTTTACCATTTGTCCTGTCTTTGTTGGTTCTGGTTGCAGTTGTTTTAGTATTGGTTGCCACGGTGCTAAAATTATACAGGAACCAGCAAAGAAAGTATGCTTACGAGCGGCTGTGA